From a region of the Balaenoptera ricei isolate mBalRic1 chromosome 11, mBalRic1.hap2, whole genome shotgun sequence genome:
- the LOC132374501 gene encoding olfactory receptor 11A1, producing MHENFSLNYCRAETWMILMEIVSIGNQTVTEFVLLGFYVIAELHLLFFIVFSLSYASIILVNMLIIVVMVSSQRLHTPMYFFLADLSFLEILCISTAVPKMLKDFLQEAAISVAGCLLQFFIFGSLATAECFLLAVMAYDHYLAICYPLLMGPRWYLGLVVIAWLSGFMADGLVVVLMAQLRFCGPNHIDHFYCDFMPLMSLACSDPSVAQMTTFILSVICLTVPFGRILTSYAWVVVAVLRVPAGASRRKAFSTFSSHLAVVSAFHGTLMVLYIAPSAVHSQLLSEVFALLYTVVTPLFNPVIYTLRNKEVHQALQRLLCVKQTETID from the coding sequence ATGCATGAAAATTTCTCCCTTAATTACTGCCGAGCAGAAACGTGGATGATCCTCATGGAAATTGTCTCCATAGGAAACCAAACAGTTACTGAATTTGTCCTTCTTGGTTTCTATGTCATAGCTGAACTGCATCtccttttctttattgtgttctctCTCAGCTATGCCTCTATCATCCTAGTGAACATGTTAatcattgtggtgatggttagCTCTCAGAGGCTCCACACACCcatgtatttcttcctggctgaTCTGTCTTTCCTGGAGATCCTCTGTATTTCCACAGCAGTGCCAAAAATGTTGAAGGACTTCTTGCAGGAGGCAGCCATCTCTGTGGCTGGTTGCTTGCTCCAGTTCTTTATCTTTGGTTCTCTGGCCACGGCTGAATGCTTCCTCCTGGCTGTCATGGCATATGATCACTACCTGGCAATCTGCTACCCACTCCTGATGGGGCCCAGATGGTATTTGGGGCTGGTGGTCATAGCGTGGCTCTCCGGCTTTATGGCAGATGGATTGGTTGTAGTCCTGATGGCCCAACTGAGATTCTGTGGCCCCAACCACATTGACCACTTTTACTGTGACTTCATGCCTTTGATGAGCCTGGCCTGCTCAGATCCCAGTGTAGCCCAGATGACAACATTCATTCTCTCTGTGATCTGCCTCACTGTTCCCTTTGGACGGATTCTGACATCTTATGCCTGGGTCGTGGTGGCTGTGCTGAGAGTTCCTGCTGGGGCCAGCAGGCGAAAGGCTTTCTCCACTTTCTCCTCCCACCTAGCTGTAGTGTCCGCATTCCATGGCACCCTCATGGTCTTGTACATTGCACCCTCTGCTGTCCACTCCCAGCTCCTCTCCGAGGTCTTTGCCCTGCTCTACACTGTGGTCACCCCTCTCTTCAATCCTGTGATTTATACCCTGAGGAATAAGGAGGTTCATCAGGCACTACAGAGGCTTCTCTGTGTTAAGCAAACTGAAACAATTGATTGA
- the LOC132374340 gene encoding olfactory receptor 11H7-like: protein MERASCTLVTQFVFVRFSNSPRLQLLFFSLFLLIYLLSLVGNALIVLIVTLDGRLHTPMDFFICNLSLVELWYTTVTVPKMLANFLSSQGVISVPSCITQYYSFSLPATELFFLTTMAYDCYAAICRPLHYPLLLSPQTCGTLASICWFVGFLCPMFPSFLLTQISFCTPNQINHFFCDAIPIFPLSFADT from the coding sequence ATGGAGAGAGCCAGCTGCACCTTGGTCACTCAATTTGTCTTTGTGAGATTTTCCAACTCTCCGCGTCTCCAGctgctctttttctccctcttcctcctcatctaCCTCTTATCCCTTGTGGGCAATGCACTCATTGTGCTCATTGTAACCCTGGATGGGCGCCTCCACACTCCCATGGACTTCTTTATCTGCAATCTCTCCTTAGTAGAGCTCTGGTACACCACGGTCACTGTGCCCAAAATGCTGGCCAATTTTCTAAGTTCCCAAGGTGTCATCTCGGTTCCCAGCTGCATCACCCAGTACTACTCCTTCTCTTTGCCTGCCACAGAGCTCTTCTTTCTCACCACCATGGCCTATGACTGCTATGCTGCCATCTGCCGACCACTCCACTACCCACTCCTGCTCAGCCCTCAAACTTGTGGTACCCTGGCTAGCATCTGCTGGTTTGTGGGATTCCTCTGCCCCATGTTCCCCTCATTCCTCCTTACACAAATCTCCTTCTGCACCCCCAACCAGATCAACCACTTCTTCTGTGATGCCATTCcaattttccccctttccttcgcAGACACATAA
- the LOC132375442 gene encoding LOW QUALITY PROTEIN: olfactory receptor 10C1 (The sequence of the model RefSeq protein was modified relative to this genomic sequence to represent the inferred CDS: inserted 5 bases in 4 codons; substituted 1 base at 1 genomic stop codon): MSTNTSVVTEFILIGFSHLAGLQSLIFSFFLTVYLLMVAGNLLTVVLVSADAALQTPMYFFLRILSALEIGYTSVTNPLLLHHLLTGQRHTPRSGCALQMXTECCLLAAMAYDRCAAICKFLRFPLLLSYRXCLCLAGSAWXAMVGLGHTSFIFSLPFCGPNAIPHFLCEIQAVLKLVXGDTSLNELQIILATAFLILCPFGLILGSYGSILAGRPKAFSTSSSHLXVVSLFYSTAIFIYIRPKASYDPVTDPLVSLFYAVVTPILNPIIYSLQNTDVKAALKRTIQKMGLAEV; encoded by the exons ATGAGTACAAACACCTCCGTGGTGACTGAATTCATTCTTATTGGCTTCTCCCACCTGGCCGGGCTCCAGAGCTtgatcttctctttctttctcactgtCTACCTGCTCATGGTGGCTGGCAACCTCCTCACTGTGGTGCTGGTCTCAGCTGACGCTGCCCTCCAGACCCCCATGTACTTCTTCCTTCGAATCCTCTCAGCCCTGGAGATTGGCTACACGTCCGTCACCAACCCCCTACTGCTTCACCACCTCCTCACGGGTCAGCGCCACACCCCTCGCTCTGGCTGTGCTCTCCAGA CCACGGAGTGTTGCCTCCTGGCAGCCATGGCCTATGACCGCTGTGCAGCCATCTGCAAATTCCTTCGCTTCCCCCTGCTGCTGAGCTATC CGTGCCTGTGTCTAGCTGGGTCAGCGTG GGCAATGGTGGGCCTGGGCCACACCTCCTTCATCTTCTCCTTGCCCTTCTGTGGCCCCAATGCCATCCCACACTTCCTCTGTGAGATCCAGGCTGTCCTGAAGCTGGTATGAGGGGACACCTCACTCAATGAACTGCAGATTATCCTGGCCACTGCTTTCCTCATCCTCTGCCCCTTTGGCCTCATCCTGGGCTCCTATGGGAGTATCCTGGCTGGCCGCCCCAAAGCCTTCTCCACCAGCTCCTCCCACC GTGTGGTCTCCCTCTTCTATAGCACTGCGATCTTTATCTACATCCGCCCTAAGGCCAGCTATGATCCTGTCACTGACCCTCTTGTCTCCCTCTTCTATGCTGTAGTCACCCCCATCCTCAATCCCATCATCTATAGCCTCCAGAACACTGACGTCAAGGCTGCTCTAAAGAGAACCATCCAGAAAATGGGGCTGGCAGAGGTTTGA
- the LOC132374343 gene encoding LOW QUALITY PROTEIN: putative olfactory receptor 2I1 (The sequence of the model RefSeq protein was modified relative to this genomic sequence to represent the inferred CDS: substituted 1 base at 1 genomic stop codon): MRIKAAFKTGDDIIESTASRTVFPLXANHSAEERFLLLGFSDWPSLQPVLFALVLLGYLLTLTGSSALVQLAVLDPRLHTPMYYFLCHPALVDAGFTTSVGPPLLADLRGRALWRELGPRLAQLCASLARDSAECVLPAVMALDRAAAVCRPPRLRRSLARASWLGGLTNSAAQTALLAARPLCAPRRVDHFICALPKLACGGGGRDSAERQMFAARVVILLAPSAVILASWGAVARAVWGMRTGGSRRKAVGTCGSHLTAVCLFCGSAIYTYVQPTHSYNQQRGKFISLFYTVITPALNPLIYTLRNKEVKGAARRVLGSLRRGQARQ, from the exons ATGAGAATCAAAGCTGCATTCAAAACTGGGGATGACATCATCGAATCTACAGCATCTCGCACAG TTTTCCCGCTTTAGGCCAACCACAGCGCAGAGGAGCGCTTCCTCCTGCTGGGTTTCTCCGACTGGCCCTCCCTGCAACCTGTCCTCTTCGCCCTTGTCCTCCTCGGCTACCTCCTGACTCTGACGGGCAGCTCGGCGCTAGTGCAGCTGGCGGTACTCGATCCGCGCCTGCACACGCCCATGTACTACTTCCTCTGCCACCCGGCCCTGGTGGACGCGGGCTTCACCACGAGCGTGGGGCCACCGCTGCTGGCCGACCTGCGCGGCCGGGCGCTGTGGCGGGAGCTCGGCCCCCGCCTCGCCCAGCTGTGCGCGTCGCTGGCGCGGGACTCGGCCGAGTGCGTCCTGCCGGCGGTGATGGCTCTGGACCGCGCGGCCGCCGTGTGCCGCCCGCCGCGCCTCCGCCGCTCGCTGGCCCGCGCCTCCTGGCTCGGCGGCCTCACCAACTCTGCGGCGCAAACGGCGCTGCTGGCGGCTCGGCCGCTGTGCGCGCCCCGCCGGGTGGACCACTTCATCTGCGCGCTGCCCAAGCTggcctgcggcggcggcggccgagaCTCCGCCGAGCGCCAGATGTTTGCTGCCCGCGTGGTCATCCTGCTGGCGCCGTCCGCCGTCATCCTGGCCTCCTGGGGCGCCGTGGCCCGCGCTGTATGGGGCATGAGGACCGGAGGGAGCCGCAGGAAAGCGGTGGGCACCTGTGGGTCCCACCTGACAGCCGTCTGCCTGTTCTGTGGCTCAGCCATCTACACCTACGTGCAACCCACTCACAGCTACAACCAACAGCGGGGCAAGTTCATTTCGCTTTTCTACACTGTAATCACACCCGCCCTCAACCCACTCATCTACACCCTCAGGAATAAGGAAGTGAAGGGGGCAGCGAGGAGGGTCCTGGGGAGTCTTCGGAGAGGGCAAGCTAGACAGTGA